In Brachyspira hampsonii, the following are encoded in one genomic region:
- a CDS encoding NAD(P)H-hydrate dehydratase produces the protein MKVVTTEDLINIDKKTIEKIPSILLMEHVASEIFYLLVKRHRKLLYQKTVYIFSSVGGNGGDGLAIARYLIKNGYEVKIYITGNLDRVNKDTYSNFNILKSMNIDINYLGSEEDVISAAENIERKSIVLDSLFGTGGNRPLEGIQKTLIDSLNKLDVLRIAIDIPSGLASKINDYDNVHVCFKAHETYTICFAKDIFFLYRTREYIGKLFIIKSIFPNEILNNWGYKAKLIDYNEKIHINRNSLYSKREQGMLAIVAGSNNYIGAAVLAVNAAYRLGVGYIRMYVPKGIVKNIRDAVIPSMPEIVIIGVGEENQQFFTENDIEIVNDINKSDACIIGSGIGRDMSTEIFVNSILKQINIPTVIDADALYLMFESTLNELKNNFIITPHIYEFEKLTQINHIEALENPYQALLRYRQKTNASIVLKDAVSFLMYENDIYINYNPRESMGKAGMGDVFAGFIGALLARRLNILDASKLALIIQAKSFNILSKKFGNDYIQPKDLADISYKILKRI, from the coding sequence ATGAAAGTTGTAACTACAGAAGATCTAATTAATATAGACAAAAAAACAATAGAAAAAATACCTTCCATACTTCTTATGGAGCATGTAGCCAGCGAAATATTTTATTTACTTGTAAAAAGACATAGAAAATTATTATATCAAAAGACAGTTTATATTTTCTCATCTGTAGGAGGAAACGGAGGAGATGGGCTTGCAATAGCTAGGTATTTAATAAAAAATGGATATGAGGTTAAGATATATATCACAGGAAATCTTGACAGAGTTAATAAAGATACATATTCCAATTTTAATATATTAAAATCTATGAATATAGATATTAATTACTTAGGAAGCGAAGAAGATGTAATATCAGCCGCTGAAAATATAGAAAGAAAATCTATAGTATTGGATTCATTATTCGGCACAGGCGGAAACAGACCATTGGAAGGAATACAAAAAACACTTATAGATAGTTTAAATAAATTAGATGTTCTTAGAATAGCAATAGATATACCTTCAGGATTAGCCTCAAAAATAAATGACTATGACAATGTACATGTTTGTTTTAAAGCACATGAAACTTACACAATATGTTTTGCTAAAGATATATTCTTTTTATACAGAACTAGAGAATATATAGGAAAATTATTCATAATAAAATCAATATTCCCTAATGAAATACTAAATAATTGGGGATATAAGGCTAAATTAATAGATTATAATGAGAAAATACATATAAATAGAAACTCACTATACAGCAAGAGAGAACAGGGAATGCTTGCTATAGTAGCAGGAAGCAATAATTATATAGGAGCTGCTGTTTTAGCTGTAAATGCCGCTTATAGATTAGGGGTAGGATATATACGGATGTATGTACCTAAAGGTATAGTTAAAAATATAAGAGATGCTGTAATACCATCTATGCCCGAAATTGTTATTATAGGAGTTGGAGAAGAAAATCAGCAATTCTTCACAGAAAATGATATTGAAATAGTAAATGATATAAATAAAAGCGATGCTTGTATAATAGGTTCCGGCATAGGCAGAGATATGTCCACAGAAATTTTTGTAAACAGCATATTAAAGCAAATAAATATACCTACTGTCATAGATGCCGATGCTTTATATTTAATGTTTGAAAGCACTCTTAATGAACTTAAAAATAATTTTATAATCACGCCTCATATATATGAATTTGAAAAACTTACACAAATAAATCATATAGAAGCATTAGAAAATCCATATCAGGCATTACTTAGATATAGACAAAAAACAAATGCTTCAATAGTATTAAAAGATGCCGTAAGTTTCCTAATGTATGAAAATGATATATATATAAATTATAATCCTAGAGAATCTATGGGAAAAGCTGGTATGGGAGATGTTTTTGCAGGATTTATAGGAGCTTTGCTTGCCAGAAGATTAAATATACTAGATGCTTCAAAATTGGCATTGATAATACAGGCTAAATCTTTTAATATACTATCAAAAAAATTCGGAAATGACTATATTCAGCCTAAAGATTTAGCAGATATTTCATATAAAATACTAAAAAGGATATAA
- a CDS encoding LysM peptidoglycan-binding domain-containing protein, with protein MLNTNNKLIENISNEFNIENNESESIIQKLFSKITSSILNGNRFYIYKLGILSLDENNNIILDNEDENFDESLESLNVTNNNIKNIFLEKSIYKSIFKNIADISKEEDVYIKDFGTFSNKNFEADNYLKNKIKELHSNEIAEDILDELDSQIKNKKLSYNNDDNEIEEIIEITDENKYEENKDEENKSIDNNIVGNIWKNYNSIDLNSMIKKLNEEKENNNDLSDNNKDDYPEMKEYSKEELLDINHFDKEDLEYNDDNTNSKYYREENNLLEVNIQKELLNNKEIPNTNIKKTGNKTMNKNNFKINKMLLVGIMRVILIIIIIFILGIASSIYFSSNKVISDNSIENRKLYDIVNEYFNEIDSANLTYITSKDMYYWDIAKTLYGDATYWPLIYAYNNDKFKISNVIRKGSTISYRNIPDFYSIKDIKYLNNTLSKSYIYVYPVLTNDNKYNHALWALKLSAYYDLNVFKNNSNIIPKDIYTEILNNNNTISTTYNDLIKYGQLNENIVLSIFDIIKESLGIKK; from the coding sequence ATGCTTAATACTAATAATAAATTGATAGAAAATATATCAAATGAATTTAATATAGAAAATAATGAATCTGAAAGCATCATTCAAAAATTATTCTCAAAAATAACATCATCTATTTTAAATGGAAATAGATTTTATATTTATAAGCTTGGAATTTTAAGTTTAGATGAAAATAATAACATTATATTAGATAATGAAGATGAAAATTTTGATGAATCATTGGAATCTTTAAACGTTACAAATAATAATATAAAAAATATTTTTTTGGAAAAATCTATATATAAAAGCATATTCAAAAATATAGCTGATATATCAAAAGAAGAAGATGTATATATAAAAGACTTCGGAACTTTTTCAAATAAAAACTTTGAAGCTGATAACTATTTAAAAAATAAAATAAAAGAATTGCATAGTAATGAAATAGCAGAAGACATATTAGATGAATTAGATAGCCAAATAAAAAATAAAAAACTAAGTTATAACAATGATGATAATGAAATTGAAGAAATTATTGAAATTACAGACGAAAATAAGTATGAGGAAAATAAAGACGAAGAAAATAAATCTATAGATAACAATATTGTGGGAAATATATGGAAAAATTATAATTCTATAGATTTAAATAGTATGATAAAAAAGCTAAATGAAGAAAAAGAAAACAATAATGATTTATCCGATAATAATAAAGATGATTATCCCGAAATGAAAGAATATTCTAAAGAAGAACTGCTTGATATTAATCATTTTGATAAAGAGGATTTAGAGTACAATGATGATAATACAAATAGTAAATACTATAGAGAAGAAAATAACTTATTAGAAGTAAATATACAAAAGGAATTATTAAATAATAAAGAAATACCAAACACTAATATTAAAAAAACAGGAAATAAAACTATGAATAAAAATAATTTTAAAATAAACAAAATGCTGCTTGTAGGTATAATGAGAGTAATACTCATTATCATAATAATATTTATACTTGGTATAGCATCATCAATATATTTCAGCAGCAATAAAGTAATATCTGATAATAGTATAGAAAATAGAAAACTTTATGATATAGTTAATGAATATTTTAATGAAATAGATTCTGCCAACTTAACATATATCACATCAAAAGATATGTATTATTGGGATATAGCAAAAACTTTATACGGAGATGCCACATATTGGCCTTTAATATATGCTTACAATAATGATAAATTCAAAATAAGCAATGTTATAAGAAAAGGAAGCACTATATCGTATAGAAATATTCCAGATTTTTATTCTATAAAAGATATAAAATACTTAAATAATACATTATCAAAGTCCTATATATATGTTTATCCTGTACTAACAAATGACAATAAATATAATCATGCATTATGGGCATTAAAATTATCAGCATATTATGATTTGAATGTATTTAAAAACAATTCAAATATTATACCAAAAGATATATATACAGAAATATTAAATAATAACAATACAATAAGCACCACATATAATGATCTTATTAAATATGGTCAATTAAATGAAAATATAGTTTTATCTATTTTTGATATTATAAAGGAATCATTAGGAATAAAAAAATGA
- the nagA gene encoding N-acetylglucosamine-6-phosphate deacetylase has translation MRIIITNESVYEWAAYYTVKCILDYSDKEKPFVLSFPLRYINKSYYQKLLSFYNDNIVSFKNIHIVSSGEYIDSNISQKYLEDNFLKFIDIPKENVHLFDSNVVNRKEEAKRMANLIKELGNITLLIDNLAEDGSFLLNTPSSSLEGSVRDKKISEIIRSYESKKFNMPIEMFPREGFTLGFEEAFNAKYILVMANGYEVSDALAHCVEGAISQFYPTSVLQEHKKLIIVADEESSSDLKVKTYKYAKSLESKSLHPKELIKGLYKSYYALTNIKIFDGEKFIDGHCIVIENNVIKSVEKEIDVDAVITRIDLGGKIVAPGYIDLQVNGIGGYDINASPTVETLKNMNEVCQRYGCTSYLPTVITNGDEYMLKIIDLFNSIEDLSVIGVLGIHFEGPYISHEKRGIHNEKFIREPNMEMIKKINASKCVMVTVAPEMVNGEVIEAFASAGKVVSVGHTNGTYAEIKEKIPYGITFATHLFNAMRPWGSREPGAVGAVLETKDMYAGLICDGVHCDFASVELAYKLKTGHICIVTDAIAPAAAPEIKEYIWAGKKIHRDGNRLIDDNGTLGGSAITISQSVRNVVNEVGAAVEEALKMASLYPAKVMGIDDKYGRIKEGYIADLVVLDEKLVVKGVVFKGNYKEYNYDHEWVTHA, from the coding sequence ATGAGAATCATTATTACAAATGAAAGCGTTTATGAATGGGCTGCTTATTATACTGTAAAATGTATATTAGACTATTCGGATAAAGAAAAGCCTTTTGTATTATCTTTTCCTTTAAGATATATCAATAAATCATATTATCAAAAATTATTATCTTTCTACAATGATAATATAGTATCTTTTAAAAATATACATATAGTTTCATCTGGTGAATATATAGATTCAAACATATCGCAGAAATATTTAGAAGATAATTTTTTAAAATTTATAGATATACCTAAAGAAAATGTTCATTTATTTGACAGTAATGTAGTAAATAGAAAAGAAGAAGCTAAAAGAATGGCTAATTTGATAAAAGAATTGGGCAATATCACTTTATTGATAGACAATTTAGCTGAAGATGGAAGTTTCTTACTTAATACTCCAAGCTCATCATTAGAAGGAAGTGTTAGGGATAAAAAGATAAGTGAAATAATAAGAAGCTATGAATCCAAAAAATTTAATATGCCTATAGAGATGTTTCCTAGAGAAGGCTTTACATTAGGATTTGAGGAAGCATTCAATGCAAAATACATACTAGTTATGGCAAATGGATATGAAGTGTCTGATGCTTTAGCCCATTGTGTTGAAGGAGCTATAAGTCAATTCTACCCTACTTCTGTACTTCAGGAACATAAAAAACTTATAATTGTAGCCGATGAAGAATCCAGCAGCGATTTGAAAGTAAAAACTTATAAATATGCTAAAAGTTTGGAAAGCAAAAGTCTTCACCCTAAAGAACTTATTAAGGGGCTTTATAAATCTTATTATGCCCTTACAAACATTAAAATATTTGATGGAGAGAAGTTTATAGACGGACATTGTATTGTTATAGAAAATAATGTTATCAAAAGCGTTGAAAAAGAAATAGATGTTGATGCTGTTATTACCAGAATAGATTTGGGAGGAAAAATAGTAGCTCCCGGATATATAGACTTGCAGGTTAATGGCATAGGCGGATATGATATTAATGCTTCCCCTACAGTTGAAACATTAAAAAATATGAATGAAGTTTGTCAGAGATACGGCTGTACTTCATATTTGCCTACTGTAATTACAAATGGCGATGAATACATGTTAAAAATTATAGATTTATTTAATAGTATAGAGGATCTGTCAGTAATCGGAGTATTAGGAATACATTTTGAAGGTCCTTATATATCGCATGAAAAAAGAGGCATACACAATGAAAAGTTCATAAGAGAGCCTAATATGGAGATGATAAAAAAAATCAATGCTTCTAAATGCGTAATGGTTACTGTAGCACCAGAAATGGTAAATGGTGAAGTTATAGAGGCTTTTGCTTCTGCTGGTAAAGTAGTATCGGTAGGACATACTAACGGTACTTATGCAGAAATAAAAGAGAAAATACCTTACGGAATAACTTTTGCCACACATTTATTTAATGCTATGCGTCCTTGGGGTTCAAGAGAGCCAGGTGCTGTCGGAGCGGTACTTGAAACTAAAGACATGTATGCTGGTTTAATATGCGATGGTGTGCATTGCGATTTTGCTTCAGTAGAGCTAGCATACAAATTAAAAACAGGTCATATATGTATAGTTACTGATGCCATAGCCCCTGCAGCTGCCCCTGAAATAAAAGAATATATTTGGGCTGGTAAAAAAATACATAGAGACGGCAACAGACTTATTGATGACAATGGCACTTTGGGAGGATCTGCTATTACAATAAGCCAATCTGTAAGAAATGTAGTTAATGAGGTAGGTGCTGCAGTTGAAGAGGCTTTGAAAATGGCTTCGCTTTATCCTGCTAAAGTTATGGGCATAGACGACAAATACGGCAGAATAAAAGAAGGATACATTGCCGATTTAGTTGTATTAGATGAAAAGTTAGTTGTAAAAGGTGTGGTATTCAAAGGAAACTACAAAGAGTATAATTATGACCATGAATGGGTAACACATGCTTAA
- the secG gene encoding preprotein translocase subunit SecG — translation MNALLTLGIIVYSIICVLLILIIIIQGGKAEGLFSSAQANVLGSQRGNALSKATTFLSTIFIVGALLISVAISTQKTAFENVANTPANNTANTAAPLTAPTNAAPTMENTNTLSNQ, via the coding sequence ATGAACGCTTTACTAACTTTAGGAATCATAGTTTATTCTATAATATGTGTACTATTAATATTGATAATCATTATACAAGGCGGTAAAGCTGAAGGTTTATTTTCAAGTGCTCAGGCTAATGTTTTGGGAAGCCAAAGAGGAAATGCTTTAAGTAAGGCTACTACTTTTCTTTCTACTATATTTATAGTAGGAGCTTTACTCATATCTGTTGCTATAAGCACTCAGAAAACTGCTTTTGAAAATGTTGCAAATACTCCTGCTAATAATACAGCAAATACTGCAGCTCCATTAACAGCACCTACTAATGCTGCTCCAACTATGGAAAATACAAATACTCTTTCTAATCAATAA
- a CDS encoding RNA polymerase subunit sigma-70: MKKWIIISLLLIIPILSCSPKRIVDREIEAVYDKKDNSYTITYPEYNKQYPKFINLKYGKSVKINDGILLTYNIDSDNIPIQLNIEVEENNIIKTFNIENPLVNRNINLTLYATNFNPPLEKDKLDRLSVSIETVGNVDTKDKVKIAINEYDDKRKSRENIALILPESGHIAKSNPPFVMINKRTTLTRISISKELSFTTRYEYTLRNNSFFSITNTLENGKWYIAFDENGDTNLRRIYHFFIDDSSTKIIPITNKTFNIQRPFVLIDKQTFEILYNLLYKANRLQPSVLLRNINAFKSYTSANMGKWSVNNISYSLTDDTNKLYFENLPSHAMVMSLKAAFEPNNNLLKYEIKQMIRDIVNLDETKIENYNIIDSVNILANSLLMPFDLMYDEFSPEEIVLMKQEFIKYGETLYNYITENPSEYRNKNTIKYITTLGLIAINMLNENVNQDQIRNWHYFSMNYINSMVFSMFENDGSFKSSISEAFDTIMPILTYALSLKNVGIFDAFTFESFKNIGKYLSIVGYPSGYTLPIGYTAIDNRSKLRFDTGARSAVMEFLSRMYANPLYKNYAVFAQSESAEIKYLPYALMWNNYYLRDNVNSNVDFQYETLLLKKIQTAIYNENIKALNAPYLAVYAKGRNADDSLGLNHNDRMSFVYYNYGDSIIDELGYNFDSNNYTLFKDAAFHNGISIDGNKIEENMGSYSYIENITNYYKMFYAHAKANQRYTYSVNLKNYDRRFYYLKPNILIIKEDIEALPDITKQYHVYGYKYKWNANSKLPITFDNDADKFVIEGAYSYTYIQILSSNELEYNIIQTNIGQNKLYTAEVSTRENVKKFEPWIIISTMPKNNVPQAMRRNIINPNITLGNFTSTNLNFKAGNKEYYINIEDYINTSDNTNKINNILYTENRENVIISSD, from the coding sequence ATGAAAAAATGGATTATTATATCACTACTATTGATAATACCTATATTATCATGCTCGCCAAAAAGGATAGTAGACAGAGAAATAGAAGCTGTTTATGATAAAAAAGATAATTCTTATACTATTACATATCCTGAATATAATAAACAGTACCCAAAATTTATAAATTTAAAATATGGAAAAAGTGTAAAAATAAATGACGGAATATTATTAACTTATAATATAGATTCTGATAATATACCTATACAATTAAATATAGAAGTAGAAGAAAACAATATAATAAAAACATTTAATATAGAAAATCCATTAGTTAATAGAAATATAAATCTCACATTATATGCTACAAATTTTAATCCTCCATTGGAAAAAGATAAATTAGACAGACTATCTGTAAGTATAGAAACAGTTGGAAATGTTGATACAAAAGATAAAGTAAAAATAGCAATAAATGAGTATGATGATAAAAGAAAATCAAGAGAAAATATAGCATTGATACTTCCTGAAAGCGGACATATAGCAAAGAGTAATCCTCCATTTGTTATGATTAATAAAAGAACTACCCTTACTAGAATATCAATATCTAAAGAGCTTTCATTTACAACTCGTTATGAATATACATTGAGAAATAACAGCTTCTTCTCAATAACAAATACATTAGAAAACGGCAAATGGTATATAGCATTTGATGAAAATGGAGACACAAATTTAAGAAGAATATATCATTTCTTTATAGATGACAGCAGTACAAAGATTATACCAATAACAAATAAGACTTTTAATATACAGAGACCTTTTGTATTAATAGATAAACAGACATTTGAAATATTATATAATTTACTATACAAAGCAAACAGACTTCAGCCTTCTGTACTTTTGAGAAATATAAATGCATTCAAATCATATACTTCAGCCAATATGGGTAAATGGTCTGTTAATAATATATCATATTCATTAACTGATGATACTAATAAATTATACTTTGAGAATCTTCCTTCTCATGCTATGGTTATGTCATTAAAAGCAGCATTTGAACCTAATAATAATTTGTTAAAATATGAAATTAAGCAGATGATAAGGGATATAGTGAATTTAGATGAAACAAAAATAGAAAATTATAATATTATAGATTCAGTTAATATATTAGCTAATTCTCTTCTTATGCCATTTGATTTAATGTATGATGAGTTTTCTCCTGAAGAAATAGTTTTGATGAAGCAGGAATTCATAAAATACGGAGAAACACTTTATAATTATATAACAGAAAATCCTTCAGAATATAGAAATAAAAATACTATAAAATATATTACAACATTAGGCTTAATAGCAATTAACATGCTTAATGAAAATGTAAATCAGGATCAAATTAGAAATTGGCATTATTTTTCTATGAATTATATAAACAGTATGGTATTTTCTATGTTTGAAAATGACGGAAGTTTTAAATCATCAATAAGCGAAGCATTTGATACTATCATGCCTATATTAACTTATGCATTATCATTAAAAAATGTAGGCATATTCGATGCTTTTACTTTTGAATCATTTAAAAATATAGGAAAATATTTGTCCATAGTAGGATATCCGTCAGGTTATACTTTACCTATAGGATACACTGCTATAGATAATAGAAGCAAATTAAGATTTGATACGGGTGCTAGAAGTGCAGTTATGGAGTTTCTAAGCAGAATGTATGCTAATCCATTATATAAAAATTATGCTGTATTTGCACAAAGCGAATCTGCTGAAATAAAATATCTACCTTATGCTTTAATGTGGAATAATTACTATCTTAGGGATAATGTTAATTCTAATGTTGATTTTCAATATGAGACTTTACTCTTGAAAAAAATACAAACTGCTATCTATAATGAAAATATAAAAGCTCTAAATGCACCTTATTTGGCTGTATATGCTAAAGGAAGAAACGCTGATGATTCTTTAGGACTTAATCATAATGACAGAATGAGTTTTGTATATTATAATTACGGAGATTCTATAATAGATGAATTAGGTTATAACTTTGATTCTAATAATTATACACTTTTCAAAGATGCTGCTTTTCATAATGGAATATCAATAGACGGAAACAAAATAGAAGAAAATATGGGAAGTTATTCTTATATAGAAAATATAACTAATTATTATAAAATGTTCTATGCCCATGCAAAAGCAAATCAAAGATATACATATTCTGTAAATCTTAAAAACTATGACAGAAGATTCTACTATCTAAAACCTAATATTTTAATAATAAAAGAAGATATTGAAGCATTGCCTGATATAACAAAACAATACCATGTTTACGGATATAAATATAAATGGAATGCCAATTCAAAACTTCCAATAACTTTTGATAATGATGCAGATAAATTCGTTATAGAAGGAGCATATTCTTATACCTATATACAAATACTATCTTCAAATGAATTAGAATATAATATTATACAAACTAATATAGGACAAAATAAATTATATACCGCAGAAGTTTCAACAAGAGAGAATGTAAAGAAATTTGAACCTTGGATAATTATAAGTACAATGCCTAAAAACAATGTGCCTCAGGCTATGAGAAGAAATATTATAAATCCTAATATCACCTTGGGAAATTTCACAAGTACAAATTTAAATTTCAAAGCAGGAAATAAGGAATACTATATAAACATAGAAGATTATATAAATACTTCGGATAATACAAATAAAATAAACAATATACTATATACAGAAAATAGGGAAAATGTTATAATAAGCTCCGATTAA
- a CDS encoding 6-phosphogluconolactonase: protein MNIYIADSYKDYTVFTAKHILNFLEKKQEKKEKLYISVSSQDDTKDIYREIIENINNYKINFKNIFIFQQSEYIGLSPTDKNSKAYFLKENLLSKIDIPEENVFLFDGNGDESQMDKQLEIIKKIGRFDVIWYSLTADSTSAGNERMSSLSSLFRIKTLSEHSISEIKYKFEDESKVPTTVFSMGMGFIDMVDTVLLTSSGINNSCSLRDCLEYGISNSSPLSKLQKHSDVTVIADYESSLRLSSQTVFMKIEKNIK, encoded by the coding sequence ATGAATATATATATAGCTGATTCATATAAAGATTATACTGTATTCACAGCAAAACATATTCTCAATTTCTTAGAGAAAAAGCAGGAAAAAAAAGAAAAACTTTATATTTCAGTTTCTAGTCAAGATGATACTAAAGATATTTATAGAGAAATAATAGAAAATATTAATAACTATAAAATTAATTTCAAAAATATATTTATATTTCAGCAGTCGGAATATATAGGACTCTCTCCTACAGATAAAAACAGCAAAGCATACTTTTTAAAAGAAAATCTGCTTTCCAAAATAGATATACCTGAAGAAAATGTATTTTTATTTGACGGAAACGGCGATGAATCTCAAATGGATAAACAGCTTGAAATTATAAAAAAAATAGGAAGATTTGATGTTATATGGTATTCACTCACCGCTGATTCCACTTCGGCAGGAAATGAAAGAATGTCGTCATTATCTTCACTCTTTAGAATAAAAACTTTAAGCGAACACTCTATAAGTGAGATTAAATATAAGTTTGAAGATGAAAGCAAAGTACCCACAACTGTATTTAGTATGGGTATGGGCTTTATAGATATGGTAGATACTGTGTTATTAACATCATCTGGAATCAATAATTCATGCTCTTTGAGAGATTGTTTAGAGTATGGTATAAGTAATTCTTCACCTTTAAGTAAATTACAAAAGCATAGTGATGTTACTGTGATAGCTGATTATGAATCATCTTTAAGACTTTCAAGTCAGACAGTATTTATGAAGATAGAAAAAAATATAAAATAA